A region of Ictidomys tridecemlineatus isolate mIctTri1 chromosome 4, mIctTri1.hap1, whole genome shotgun sequence DNA encodes the following proteins:
- the Celf1 gene encoding CUGBP Elav-like family member 1 isoform X3, translating into MAAFKLDFLPEMMVDHCSLNPSPVSKKMNGTLDHPDQPDLDAIKMFVGQVPRTWSEKDLRELFEQYGAVYEINVLRDRSQNPPQSKGCCFVTFYTRKAALEAQNALHNMKVLPGMHHPIQMKPADSEKNNAVEDRKLFIGMISKKCTENDIRVMFSSFGQIEECRILRGPDGLSRGCAFVTFTTRAMAQTAIKAMHQAQTMEGCSSPMVVKFADTQKDKEQKRMAQQLQQQMQQISAASVWGNLAGLNTLGPQYLALLQQTASSGNLNTLSSLHPMGGLNAMQLQNLAALAAAASAAQNTPSGTNALTTSSSPLSVLTSSAGSSPSSSSSNSVNPIASLGALQTLAGATAGLNVGSLAGMAALNGGLGSSGLSNGTGSTMEALTQAYSGIQQYAAAALPTLYNQNLLTQQSIGAAGSQKEGPEGANLFIYHLPQEFGDQDLLQMFMPFGNVVSAKVFIDKQTNLSKCFGFVSYDNPVSAQAAIQSMNGFQIGMKRLKVQLKRSKNDSKPY; encoded by the exons CTCCAAGAAAATGAACGGCACCCTGGACCACCCAGACCAACCAGATCTTGATGCTATTAAGATGTTTGTGGGCCAGGTTCCGAGGACCTGGTCTGAGAAAGACTTAAGGGAACTCTTCGAACAGTATGGTGCTGTCTATGAAATCAACGTCCTAAGGGATAGGAGCCAAAACCCTCCTCAGAGCAAAG GGTGCTGTTTTGTTACATTTTACACCCGTAAAGCTGCATTAGAAGCGCAGAATGCTCTTCACAACATGAAGGTCCTCCCAGGG ATGCATCATCCTATACAGATGAAGCCTGCCGACAGCGAAAAGAACAATG CAGTGGAAGACAGGAAGCTGTTTATTGGTATGATTTCCAAGAAGTGCACTGAAAATGACATCCGAGTCATGTTCTCTTCATTTGGACAGATTGAAGAGTGCCGGATATTGCGGGGACCCGATGGCCTGAGCCGAG GTTGTGCATTTGTGACTTTTACAACAAGAGCCATGGCACAGACAGCTATCAAGGCAATGCATCAAGCACAGACCATGGAG GGTTGCTCATCCCCCATGGTGGTAAAATTTGCTGATACACAGAAGGACAAAGAACAGAAGAGAATGGCCCAGCAGCTCCAGCAGCAGATGCAGCAAATCAGCGCAGCATCTGTGTGGGGAAACCTTGCTGGTCTAAATACTCTTGGACCCCAGTATTTAGCA CTCCTTCAGCAGACTGCCTCCTCTGGGAACCTCAACACCTTGAGCAGCCTCCACCCAATGGGAG GGTTAAATGCAATGCAATTACAGAATTTGGCTGCATTAGCTGCTGCAGCTAGTGCTGCTCAGAACACACCAAGTGGTACCAATGCTCTCACTACATCCAGCAGTCCTCTCAGTGTACTCACCAGTTCAG CAGGGTCTTCACCTAGCTCCAGCAGCAGTAACTCTGTCAACCCCATAGCCTCACTTGGAGCCCTGCAGACATTAGCTGGAGCAACAGCTGGCCTCAATGTTGGCTCTCTGGCAG GGATGGCTGCTTTAAATGGTGGCCTGGGAAGCAGTGGCCTTTCCAATGGCACTGGGAGCACCATGGAGGCCCTCACCCAGGCCTACTCGGGTATCCAGCAATATGCTGCTGCAGCGCTTCCCACTCTGTACAACCAGAATCTCTTGACACAGCAGAGTATTGGTGCTGCTGGAAGCCAGAAGGAAG GTCCAGAAGGAGCCAATCTGTTCATTTACCACCTGCCCCAGGAGTTTGGAGATCAGGATCTGCTGCAAATGTTTATGCCCTTCGGGAATGTCGTGTCTGCCAAGGTTTTTATAGACAAGCAGACAAATCTGAGCAAATGTTTTG GTTTTGTAAGTTACGACAATCCTGTCTCAGCTCAAGCTGCCATCCAGTCCATGAACGGCTTTCAAATTGGCATGAAGAGGCTTAAAGTGCAGCTCAAACGTTCGAAGAATGACAGCAAGCCCTACTGA
- the Celf1 gene encoding CUGBP Elav-like family member 1 isoform X4, which yields MAAFKLDFLPEMMVDHCSLNPSPVSKKMNGTLDHPDQPDLDAIKMFVGQVPRTWSEKDLRELFEQYGAVYEINVLRDRSQNPPQSKGCCFVTFYTRKAALEAQNALHNMKVLPGMHHPIQMKPADSEKNNAVEDRKLFIGMISKKCTENDIRVMFSSFGQIEECRILRGPDGLSRGCAFVTFTTRAMAQTAIKAMHQAQTMEGCSSPMVVKFADTQKDKEQKRMAQQLQQQMQQISAASVWGNLAGLNTLGPQYLALLQQTASSGNLNTLSSLHPMGGLNAMQLQNLAALAAAASAAQNTPSGTNALTTSSSPLSVLTSSGSSPSSSSSNSVNPIASLGALQTLAGATAGLNVGSLAGMAALNGGLGSSGLSNGTGSTMEALTQAYSGIQQYAAAALPTLYNQNLLTQQSIGAAGSQKEGPEGANLFIYHLPQEFGDQDLLQMFMPFGNVVSAKVFIDKQTNLSKCFGFVSYDNPVSAQAAIQSMNGFQIGMKRLKVQLKRSKNDSKPY from the exons CTCCAAGAAAATGAACGGCACCCTGGACCACCCAGACCAACCAGATCTTGATGCTATTAAGATGTTTGTGGGCCAGGTTCCGAGGACCTGGTCTGAGAAAGACTTAAGGGAACTCTTCGAACAGTATGGTGCTGTCTATGAAATCAACGTCCTAAGGGATAGGAGCCAAAACCCTCCTCAGAGCAAAG GGTGCTGTTTTGTTACATTTTACACCCGTAAAGCTGCATTAGAAGCGCAGAATGCTCTTCACAACATGAAGGTCCTCCCAGGG ATGCATCATCCTATACAGATGAAGCCTGCCGACAGCGAAAAGAACAATG CAGTGGAAGACAGGAAGCTGTTTATTGGTATGATTTCCAAGAAGTGCACTGAAAATGACATCCGAGTCATGTTCTCTTCATTTGGACAGATTGAAGAGTGCCGGATATTGCGGGGACCCGATGGCCTGAGCCGAG GTTGTGCATTTGTGACTTTTACAACAAGAGCCATGGCACAGACAGCTATCAAGGCAATGCATCAAGCACAGACCATGGAG GGTTGCTCATCCCCCATGGTGGTAAAATTTGCTGATACACAGAAGGACAAAGAACAGAAGAGAATGGCCCAGCAGCTCCAGCAGCAGATGCAGCAAATCAGCGCAGCATCTGTGTGGGGAAACCTTGCTGGTCTAAATACTCTTGGACCCCAGTATTTAGCA CTCCTTCAGCAGACTGCCTCCTCTGGGAACCTCAACACCTTGAGCAGCCTCCACCCAATGGGAG GGTTAAATGCAATGCAATTACAGAATTTGGCTGCATTAGCTGCTGCAGCTAGTGCTGCTCAGAACACACCAAGTGGTACCAATGCTCTCACTACATCCAGCAGTCCTCTCAGTGTACTCACCAGTTCAG GGTCTTCACCTAGCTCCAGCAGCAGTAACTCTGTCAACCCCATAGCCTCACTTGGAGCCCTGCAGACATTAGCTGGAGCAACAGCTGGCCTCAATGTTGGCTCTCTGGCAG GGATGGCTGCTTTAAATGGTGGCCTGGGAAGCAGTGGCCTTTCCAATGGCACTGGGAGCACCATGGAGGCCCTCACCCAGGCCTACTCGGGTATCCAGCAATATGCTGCTGCAGCGCTTCCCACTCTGTACAACCAGAATCTCTTGACACAGCAGAGTATTGGTGCTGCTGGAAGCCAGAAGGAAG GTCCAGAAGGAGCCAATCTGTTCATTTACCACCTGCCCCAGGAGTTTGGAGATCAGGATCTGCTGCAAATGTTTATGCCCTTCGGGAATGTCGTGTCTGCCAAGGTTTTTATAGACAAGCAGACAAATCTGAGCAAATGTTTTG GTTTTGTAAGTTACGACAATCCTGTCTCAGCTCAAGCTGCCATCCAGTCCATGAACGGCTTTCAAATTGGCATGAAGAGGCTTAAAGTGCAGCTCAAACGTTCGAAGAATGACAGCAAGCCCTACTGA
- the Celf1 gene encoding CUGBP Elav-like family member 1 isoform X2, translating to MAAFKLDFLPEMMVDHCSLNPSPVSKKMNGTLDHPDQPDLDAIKMFVGQVPRTWSEKDLRELFEQYGAVYEINVLRDRSQNPPQSKGCCFVTFYTRKAALEAQNALHNMKVLPGMHHPIQMKPADSEKNNAVEDRKLFIGMISKKCTENDIRVMFSSFGQIEECRILRGPDGLSRGCAFVTFTTRAMAQTAIKAMHQAQTMEGCSSPMVVKFADTQKDKEQKRMAQQLQQQMQQISAASVWGNLAGLNTLGPQYLALYLQLLQQTASSGNLNTLSSLHPMGGLNAMQLQNLAALAAAASAAQNTPSGTNALTTSSSPLSVLTSSGSSPSSSSSNSVNPIASLGALQTLAGATAGLNVGSLAGMAALNGGLGSSGLSNGTGSTMEALTQAYSGIQQYAAAALPTLYNQNLLTQQSIGAAGSQKEGPEGANLFIYHLPQEFGDQDLLQMFMPFGNVVSAKVFIDKQTNLSKCFGFVSYDNPVSAQAAIQSMNGFQIGMKRLKVQLKRSKNDSKPY from the exons CTCCAAGAAAATGAACGGCACCCTGGACCACCCAGACCAACCAGATCTTGATGCTATTAAGATGTTTGTGGGCCAGGTTCCGAGGACCTGGTCTGAGAAAGACTTAAGGGAACTCTTCGAACAGTATGGTGCTGTCTATGAAATCAACGTCCTAAGGGATAGGAGCCAAAACCCTCCTCAGAGCAAAG GGTGCTGTTTTGTTACATTTTACACCCGTAAAGCTGCATTAGAAGCGCAGAATGCTCTTCACAACATGAAGGTCCTCCCAGGG ATGCATCATCCTATACAGATGAAGCCTGCCGACAGCGAAAAGAACAATG CAGTGGAAGACAGGAAGCTGTTTATTGGTATGATTTCCAAGAAGTGCACTGAAAATGACATCCGAGTCATGTTCTCTTCATTTGGACAGATTGAAGAGTGCCGGATATTGCGGGGACCCGATGGCCTGAGCCGAG GTTGTGCATTTGTGACTTTTACAACAAGAGCCATGGCACAGACAGCTATCAAGGCAATGCATCAAGCACAGACCATGGAG GGTTGCTCATCCCCCATGGTGGTAAAATTTGCTGATACACAGAAGGACAAAGAACAGAAGAGAATGGCCCAGCAGCTCCAGCAGCAGATGCAGCAAATCAGCGCAGCATCTGTGTGGGGAAACCTTGCTGGTCTAAATACTCTTGGACCCCAGTATTTAGCA CTTTATTTGCAGCTCCTTCAGCAGACTGCCTCCTCTGGGAACCTCAACACCTTGAGCAGCCTCCACCCAATGGGAG GGTTAAATGCAATGCAATTACAGAATTTGGCTGCATTAGCTGCTGCAGCTAGTGCTGCTCAGAACACACCAAGTGGTACCAATGCTCTCACTACATCCAGCAGTCCTCTCAGTGTACTCACCAGTTCAG GGTCTTCACCTAGCTCCAGCAGCAGTAACTCTGTCAACCCCATAGCCTCACTTGGAGCCCTGCAGACATTAGCTGGAGCAACAGCTGGCCTCAATGTTGGCTCTCTGGCAG GGATGGCTGCTTTAAATGGTGGCCTGGGAAGCAGTGGCCTTTCCAATGGCACTGGGAGCACCATGGAGGCCCTCACCCAGGCCTACTCGGGTATCCAGCAATATGCTGCTGCAGCGCTTCCCACTCTGTACAACCAGAATCTCTTGACACAGCAGAGTATTGGTGCTGCTGGAAGCCAGAAGGAAG GTCCAGAAGGAGCCAATCTGTTCATTTACCACCTGCCCCAGGAGTTTGGAGATCAGGATCTGCTGCAAATGTTTATGCCCTTCGGGAATGTCGTGTCTGCCAAGGTTTTTATAGACAAGCAGACAAATCTGAGCAAATGTTTTG GTTTTGTAAGTTACGACAATCCTGTCTCAGCTCAAGCTGCCATCCAGTCCATGAACGGCTTTCAAATTGGCATGAAGAGGCTTAAAGTGCAGCTCAAACGTTCGAAGAATGACAGCAAGCCCTACTGA
- the Celf1 gene encoding CUGBP Elav-like family member 1 isoform X1, whose product MNGTLDHPDQPDLDAIKMFVGQVPRTWSEKDLRELFEQYGAVYEINVLRDRSQNPPQSKGCCFVTFYTRKAALEAQNALHNMKVLPGMHHPIQMKPADSEKNNAVEDRKLFIGMISKKCTENDIRVMFSSFGQIEECRILRGPDGLSRGCAFVTFTTRAMAQTAIKAMHQAQTMEGCSSPMVVKFADTQKDKEQKRMAQQLQQQMQQISAASVWGNLAGLNTLGPQYLALYLQLLQQTASSGNLNTLSSLHPMGGLNAMQLQNLAALAAAASAAQNTPSGTNALTTSSSPLSVLTSSAGSSPSSSSSNSVNPIASLGALQTLAGATAGLNVGSLAGMAALNGGLGSSGLSNGTGSTMEALTQAYSGIQQYAAAALPTLYNQNLLTQQSIGAAGSQKEGPEGANLFIYHLPQEFGDQDLLQMFMPFGNVVSAKVFIDKQTNLSKCFGFVSYDNPVSAQAAIQSMNGFQIGMKRLKVQLKRSKNDSKPY is encoded by the exons ATGAACGGCACCCTGGACCACCCAGACCAACCAGATCTTGATGCTATTAAGATGTTTGTGGGCCAGGTTCCGAGGACCTGGTCTGAGAAAGACTTAAGGGAACTCTTCGAACAGTATGGTGCTGTCTATGAAATCAACGTCCTAAGGGATAGGAGCCAAAACCCTCCTCAGAGCAAAG GGTGCTGTTTTGTTACATTTTACACCCGTAAAGCTGCATTAGAAGCGCAGAATGCTCTTCACAACATGAAGGTCCTCCCAGGG ATGCATCATCCTATACAGATGAAGCCTGCCGACAGCGAAAAGAACAATG CAGTGGAAGACAGGAAGCTGTTTATTGGTATGATTTCCAAGAAGTGCACTGAAAATGACATCCGAGTCATGTTCTCTTCATTTGGACAGATTGAAGAGTGCCGGATATTGCGGGGACCCGATGGCCTGAGCCGAG GTTGTGCATTTGTGACTTTTACAACAAGAGCCATGGCACAGACAGCTATCAAGGCAATGCATCAAGCACAGACCATGGAG GGTTGCTCATCCCCCATGGTGGTAAAATTTGCTGATACACAGAAGGACAAAGAACAGAAGAGAATGGCCCAGCAGCTCCAGCAGCAGATGCAGCAAATCAGCGCAGCATCTGTGTGGGGAAACCTTGCTGGTCTAAATACTCTTGGACCCCAGTATTTAGCA CTTTATTTGCAGCTCCTTCAGCAGACTGCCTCCTCTGGGAACCTCAACACCTTGAGCAGCCTCCACCCAATGGGAG GGTTAAATGCAATGCAATTACAGAATTTGGCTGCATTAGCTGCTGCAGCTAGTGCTGCTCAGAACACACCAAGTGGTACCAATGCTCTCACTACATCCAGCAGTCCTCTCAGTGTACTCACCAGTTCAG CAGGGTCTTCACCTAGCTCCAGCAGCAGTAACTCTGTCAACCCCATAGCCTCACTTGGAGCCCTGCAGACATTAGCTGGAGCAACAGCTGGCCTCAATGTTGGCTCTCTGGCAG GGATGGCTGCTTTAAATGGTGGCCTGGGAAGCAGTGGCCTTTCCAATGGCACTGGGAGCACCATGGAGGCCCTCACCCAGGCCTACTCGGGTATCCAGCAATATGCTGCTGCAGCGCTTCCCACTCTGTACAACCAGAATCTCTTGACACAGCAGAGTATTGGTGCTGCTGGAAGCCAGAAGGAAG GTCCAGAAGGAGCCAATCTGTTCATTTACCACCTGCCCCAGGAGTTTGGAGATCAGGATCTGCTGCAAATGTTTATGCCCTTCGGGAATGTCGTGTCTGCCAAGGTTTTTATAGACAAGCAGACAAATCTGAGCAAATGTTTTG GTTTTGTAAGTTACGACAATCCTGTCTCAGCTCAAGCTGCCATCCAGTCCATGAACGGCTTTCAAATTGGCATGAAGAGGCTTAAAGTGCAGCTCAAACGTTCGAAGAATGACAGCAAGCCCTACTGA
- the Celf1 gene encoding CUGBP Elav-like family member 1 isoform X5, translating to MAAFKLDFLPEMMVDHCSLNPSPVSKKMNGTLDHPDQPDLDAIKMFVGQVPRTWSEKDLRELFEQYGAVYEINVLRDRSQNPPQSKGCCFVTFYTRKAALEAQNALHNMKVLPGMHHPIQMKPADSEKNNAVEDRKLFIGMISKKCTENDIRVMFSSFGQIEECRILRGPDGLSRGCAFVTFTTRAMAQTAIKAMHQAQTMEGCSSPMVVKFADTQKDKEQKRMAQQLQQQMQQISAASVWGNLAGLNTLGPQYLALYLQLLQQTASSGNLNTLSSLHPMGGLNAMQLQNLAALAAAASAAQNTPSGTNALTTSSSPLSVLTSSAGSSPSSSSSNSVNPIASLGALQTLAGATAGLNVGSLAGMAALNGGLGSSGLSNGTGSTMEALTQAYSGIQQYAAAALPTLYNQNLLTQQSIGAAGSQKEGPEGANLFIYHLPQEFGDQDLLQMFMPFGNVVSAKVFIDKQTNLSKCFGFVSYDNPVSAQAAIQSMNGFQIGMKRLKVQLKRSKNDSKPY from the exons CTCCAAGAAAATGAACGGCACCCTGGACCACCCAGACCAACCAGATCTTGATGCTATTAAGATGTTTGTGGGCCAGGTTCCGAGGACCTGGTCTGAGAAAGACTTAAGGGAACTCTTCGAACAGTATGGTGCTGTCTATGAAATCAACGTCCTAAGGGATAGGAGCCAAAACCCTCCTCAGAGCAAAG GGTGCTGTTTTGTTACATTTTACACCCGTAAAGCTGCATTAGAAGCGCAGAATGCTCTTCACAACATGAAGGTCCTCCCAGGG ATGCATCATCCTATACAGATGAAGCCTGCCGACAGCGAAAAGAACAATG CAGTGGAAGACAGGAAGCTGTTTATTGGTATGATTTCCAAGAAGTGCACTGAAAATGACATCCGAGTCATGTTCTCTTCATTTGGACAGATTGAAGAGTGCCGGATATTGCGGGGACCCGATGGCCTGAGCCGAG GTTGTGCATTTGTGACTTTTACAACAAGAGCCATGGCACAGACAGCTATCAAGGCAATGCATCAAGCACAGACCATGGAG GGTTGCTCATCCCCCATGGTGGTAAAATTTGCTGATACACAGAAGGACAAAGAACAGAAGAGAATGGCCCAGCAGCTCCAGCAGCAGATGCAGCAAATCAGCGCAGCATCTGTGTGGGGAAACCTTGCTGGTCTAAATACTCTTGGACCCCAGTATTTAGCA CTTTATTTGCAGCTCCTTCAGCAGACTGCCTCCTCTGGGAACCTCAACACCTTGAGCAGCCTCCACCCAATGGGAG GGTTAAATGCAATGCAATTACAGAATTTGGCTGCATTAGCTGCTGCAGCTAGTGCTGCTCAGAACACACCAAGTGGTACCAATGCTCTCACTACATCCAGCAGTCCTCTCAGTGTACTCACCAGTTCAG CAGGGTCTTCACCTAGCTCCAGCAGCAGTAACTCTGTCAACCCCATAGCCTCACTTGGAGCCCTGCAGACATTAGCTGGAGCAACAGCTGGCCTCAATGTTGGCTCTCTGGCAG GGATGGCTGCTTTAAATGGTGGCCTGGGAAGCAGTGGCCTTTCCAATGGCACTGGGAGCACCATGGAGGCCCTCACCCAGGCCTACTCGGGTATCCAGCAATATGCTGCTGCAGCGCTTCCCACTCTGTACAACCAGAATCTCTTGACACAGCAGAGTATTGGTGCTGCTGGAAGCCAGAAGGAAG GTCCAGAAGGAGCCAATCTGTTCATTTACCACCTGCCCCAGGAGTTTGGAGATCAGGATCTGCTGCAAATGTTTATGCCCTTCGGGAATGTCGTGTCTGCCAAGGTTTTTATAGACAAGCAGACAAATCTGAGCAAATGTTTTG GTTTTGTAAGTTACGACAATCCTGTCTCAGCTCAAGCTGCCATCCAGTCCATGAACGGCTTTCAAATTGGCATGAAGAGGCTTAAAGTGCAGCTCAAACGTTCGAAGAATGACAGCAAGCCCTACTGA